The following coding sequences are from one Pelagovum sp. HNIBRBA483 window:
- a CDS encoding ThiF family adenylyltransferase encodes MIVVLAMMGAIWALGWGLGAPKRQRWIMIAVLLAAVIIAQLVLPEGNPLREATGGDARLWLLLIGFAILIMGYRTILRRLRARISQDRSEQAAVPSKAEPFSATEINRYARHMILREVGGLGQKRLKDAKVLVIGAGGLGSPSLMYLAASGVGTIGIIDDDVVDGSNLQRQIIHRDAHIGMPKVHSAEVALKELNPFIDVWPFNRRLTEEISEQLFADFDLILDGTDNFATRYLVNRTAVRAGKPLVAAAISQWEGQISVFDPSRGTPCYECIFPEAPAEGLAPTCAEAGVIGPLPGVIGSLMAVEAVKVITGAGEGLLGRMMIYDALYADSRIMKLKPRESCPVCGDVNEKLGK; translated from the coding sequence ATGATCGTTGTCTTGGCGATGATGGGCGCGATTTGGGCGCTGGGCTGGGGGCTTGGCGCGCCGAAAAGGCAGCGTTGGATCATGATCGCGGTACTGCTTGCGGCAGTGATCATCGCACAGCTTGTTTTGCCAGAAGGCAATCCGCTTCGCGAGGCCACGGGTGGTGACGCGCGGCTTTGGCTTCTGCTGATTGGATTCGCGATATTGATCATGGGATATCGTACAATCCTGCGGCGGTTGCGCGCGCGCATTTCTCAAGACCGCTCCGAGCAAGCGGCGGTGCCTTCGAAAGCGGAGCCTTTCTCGGCAACCGAGATCAACCGCTATGCGCGCCATATGATCTTGCGTGAGGTGGGCGGGCTTGGTCAGAAGCGTTTGAAAGACGCCAAGGTGCTGGTGATCGGGGCTGGAGGCTTGGGATCGCCTTCTTTGATGTATCTTGCTGCATCTGGTGTGGGAACGATCGGCATCATCGATGATGATGTTGTGGACGGATCGAACCTGCAACGGCAAATCATTCACCGTGACGCTCATATCGGGATGCCAAAGGTGCATTCGGCCGAGGTTGCGCTGAAAGAGTTGAACCCGTTCATCGACGTGTGGCCCTTCAACCGCCGTTTGACCGAGGAGATCAGCGAACAGCTTTTCGCGGATTTTGACCTGATCCTTGACGGCACTGATAACTTCGCAACCCGCTATCTGGTCAACCGCACCGCAGTCAGGGCGGGCAAGCCGCTTGTTGCCGCCGCGATCAGCCAGTGGGAGGGGCAGATCAGCGTTTTTGATCCCTCTCGGGGCACGCCGTGCTACGAATGCATATTCCCTGAAGCCCCTGCAGAGGGCTTAGCGCCGACTTGTGCTGAAGCAGGGGTTATTGGTCCGTTACCAGGCGTTATTGGGAGCCTTATGGCTGTTGAGGCGGTGAAAGTTATCACTGGTGCTGGCGAGGGACTGCTGGGGCGCATGATGATCTATGACGCGCTCTACGCCGACAGCCGGATTATGAAGCTGAAGCCAAGAGAAAGTTGTCCCGTTTGCGGTGACGTAAACGAAAAACTTGGAAAGTAA
- the cobU gene encoding bifunctional adenosylcobinamide kinase/adenosylcobinamide-phosphate guanylyltransferase, whose protein sequence is MDLAGLTLVIGGAASGKSRIAEEMIKASGRPKIYVATAQIFDDEMAEKVRTHRRQRGADWTTHEAPLDLPAALATVQEDQAILIDCLTLWLTNHILAESDIEAETKKLFAAIDACPAPIVLVTNETGGGIVPENALARRFRNAQGRLNQAMAAKAERVIAVIAGLPLTLKDISA, encoded by the coding sequence ATGGATCTAGCAGGGCTAACACTCGTCATCGGGGGCGCCGCCTCTGGCAAATCCCGCATCGCGGAAGAAATGATAAAAGCGTCGGGTCGCCCAAAGATTTACGTCGCTACTGCGCAGATATTCGATGACGAGATGGCCGAAAAAGTCCGCACCCATCGCCGCCAGCGCGGTGCTGACTGGACGACACATGAAGCACCACTTGATCTGCCTGCGGCCCTCGCAACCGTGCAAGAGGATCAAGCCATACTTATCGATTGCCTGACGCTCTGGCTCACGAACCATATCCTCGCAGAAAGTGATATCGAGGCCGAGACAAAAAAACTCTTCGCCGCCATAGACGCCTGCCCAGCACCCATCGTTCTCGTAACAAACGAAACCGGTGGAGGCATCGTACCTGAAAACGCGCTTGCCCGGCGTTTCCGCAATGCGCAGGGGCGGCTTAATCAGGCAATGGCAGCAAAGGCGGAACGGGTCATCGCGGTAATTGCGGGACTTCCACTGACGTTGAAGGACATTTCCGCATGA
- a CDS encoding SH3 domain-containing protein, with translation MIRVLLLIVALALPLSATGQVSEPVANGVMGADGVLRGPETNLPIPRFVSLKASEANVRRGPSLSHRIDWVFMREGMPLRVIGEYGHWRRVVDNEGVGGWIHYSLISGKRTVMIASEDTSILMRPEAKAPANAILEVGVVAELKECNQDWCLIEADGHDGWAVKNALWGVDQTEILE, from the coding sequence ATGATCCGTGTTCTATTACTGATAGTTGCGCTCGCTCTGCCTCTCAGCGCAACAGGGCAGGTATCCGAGCCTGTGGCGAACGGCGTCATGGGGGCAGATGGTGTTTTGCGCGGTCCCGAAACCAACCTCCCGATCCCGCGATTTGTTTCGCTCAAAGCTTCCGAAGCGAATGTTAGGCGCGGGCCATCTCTTTCGCACCGAATCGACTGGGTCTTCATGCGCGAAGGGATGCCGCTAAGAGTGATCGGAGAGTACGGCCATTGGCGCCGCGTCGTCGACAACGAGGGCGTTGGAGGCTGGATCCATTACTCGCTGATATCCGGCAAACGAACGGTGATGATTGCGTCCGAGGATACCTCGATCCTGATGCGGCCGGAGGCGAAAGCCCCAGCCAATGCTATTTTGGAGGTCGGCGTCGTTGCAGAGTTGAAAGAATGCAATCAAGACTGGTGCCTGATCGAAGCCGATGGCCATGACGGCTGGGCAGTCAAGAATGCTCTGTGGGGCGTAGACCAAACCGAAATCTTGGAATAG
- the coaBC gene encoding bifunctional phosphopantothenoylcysteine decarboxylase/phosphopantothenate--cysteine ligase CoaBC — protein sequence MLKDKRILLIIGGGIAAYKTLELIRRLRERGAAVTPVMTGAAAEFVTPMSVSALAGEAVHQALFDLGAEAEMGHIQLSRSADLVVVVPATADLLAKMAHGLANDLASTLLLATDTPVIVAPAMNVRMWEHPATQRNLETLRADGIAFIGPNEGDMACGEYGPGRMSEPMEILAAIEARFSSGPLAGRHAIVTSGPTHEPIDPVRYIANRSSGAQGSAIAAALRDAGASVTFVTGPAAIAPPTGVKVINVETAREMEAAVSRALPADIGVFAAAVADWRVDTAQPQKLKKVKGEIPSLSFVENPDILASVSARGGNRPELVVGFAAETENVVENATQKRARKGCDWIVANDVSPDTGIMGGTDNSVVLISDAAPEYWPRMRKEEVAKRLVERIAKRFGGEKA from the coding sequence ATGCTAAAAGACAAACGTATCCTTTTGATTATAGGCGGCGGGATTGCCGCCTATAAGACATTGGAGCTGATCAGGCGCCTGCGTGAGCGCGGTGCGGCTGTTACACCAGTCATGACGGGCGCGGCTGCTGAATTTGTGACGCCAATGAGCGTTTCAGCGCTGGCGGGAGAGGCCGTCCACCAAGCATTATTCGACTTGGGCGCAGAGGCGGAAATGGGGCATATACAGCTTTCCCGCTCGGCTGACCTAGTTGTTGTCGTGCCTGCGACTGCGGATTTGTTGGCAAAGATGGCTCATGGATTGGCCAATGATCTTGCCTCGACCCTGCTGCTTGCGACCGACACGCCTGTGATCGTTGCGCCGGCGATGAATGTGCGTATGTGGGAACACCCCGCGACGCAGCGAAATCTTGAGACACTCCGCGCAGATGGTATCGCGTTCATCGGCCCCAACGAGGGGGACATGGCTTGTGGTGAATACGGGCCTGGCAGGATGTCCGAGCCAATGGAGATACTTGCGGCAATCGAAGCGCGATTCTCGTCAGGTCCATTGGCAGGACGCCATGCGATTGTGACCTCTGGCCCGACGCATGAACCGATCGATCCCGTGCGCTACATCGCGAACCGGTCATCCGGCGCGCAGGGGAGTGCAATTGCTGCCGCGCTGCGCGATGCAGGCGCGAGTGTTACCTTCGTGACCGGCCCCGCCGCAATTGCTCCGCCAACTGGCGTTAAGGTTATCAATGTAGAAACGGCTCGGGAAATGGAAGCTGCTGTATCGCGGGCGCTCCCCGCTGATATTGGTGTTTTTGCGGCGGCGGTTGCGGATTGGCGGGTGGATACTGCTCAACCCCAGAAGCTGAAGAAAGTTAAGGGCGAAATCCCCAGCCTCTCCTTCGTTGAAAACCCCGACATTTTGGCAAGCGTTTCAGCGCGTGGGGGCAACAGGCCGGAGCTTGTTGTGGGTTTCGCAGCCGAAACGGAAAATGTCGTGGAAAATGCAACTCAGAAACGCGCAAGAAAAGGGTGCGACTGGATCGTGGCGAACGATGTGTCTCCCGATACAGGCATCATGGGCGGGACTGACAATAGTGTGGTGCTTATTTCTGATGCCGCGCCGGAGTATTGGCCCCGCATGCGAAAGGAAGAGGTCGCAAAGCGGCTGGTCGAGCGCATCGCCAAGCGGTTTGGCGGAGAAAAAGCATGA
- a CDS encoding 2-hydroxyacid dehydrogenase, with protein MPSKKLSVVVTRRLPDAVETRMKELFDVRLRDDDRPMTREELVDALKDADVLVPTLTDTIDAPLLGQAGERLKLIANYGAGVDHIDVHTARQRGILVSNTPGVVTEDTADMTMALILGVARRIPEGLAVMQTGDWAGWSPTAFLGGRITGRRLGILGMGRIGQAVAKRARAFGMSIHYHNRRRLRPEVEDQLEATWWESLDQMVARMDILSINCPHTPATFHLMNARRLKLMKPDAVIVNTSRGEVIDENALTRMLRAGEIAGAGLDVFEHGSEINPRLRELPNVVLLPHMGSATVEGRNEMGEKVLINIKTFEDGHRPPDLVVPSMI; from the coding sequence ATGCCAAGCAAGAAGCTAAGTGTTGTCGTGACGCGACGGTTACCCGACGCAGTTGAGACGCGCATGAAGGAACTGTTTGATGTGCGCCTGCGGGATGATGACCGGCCGATGACCCGTGAGGAGCTGGTTGATGCGTTGAAAGACGCTGATGTGCTGGTCCCGACCCTGACTGACACGATTGACGCTCCATTACTTGGGCAGGCGGGTGAGCGCCTCAAGTTGATCGCCAATTATGGTGCAGGCGTTGACCACATTGACGTACACACTGCGCGGCAACGTGGCATTTTGGTTTCGAACACGCCCGGTGTGGTGACGGAAGACACAGCTGACATGACCATGGCGCTCATCCTCGGGGTGGCGCGCCGCATTCCTGAGGGGCTGGCGGTGATGCAAACTGGTGATTGGGCCGGTTGGTCGCCAACGGCGTTTCTCGGCGGGCGGATCACGGGGCGACGTCTCGGCATTTTGGGAATGGGGCGCATTGGTCAAGCCGTTGCAAAGCGGGCGCGGGCTTTTGGTATGAGTATTCATTACCACAACCGACGCAGGTTGCGGCCCGAGGTTGAAGATCAGCTTGAAGCGACGTGGTGGGAAAGCCTCGATCAGATGGTTGCCCGTATGGACATCTTGTCGATCAACTGCCCACACACCCCAGCGACATTCCATTTAATGAACGCGCGCAGGTTAAAGCTGATGAAACCGGATGCAGTTATCGTGAATACCTCGCGCGGAGAAGTGATCGACGAAAACGCTTTGACACGCATGCTCCGTGCCGGAGAGATCGCAGGTGCGGGGCTCGATGTTTTTGAACATGGAAGCGAGATCAATCCGCGCTTGCGGGAGCTGCCGAATGTCGTGCTCTTGCCGCATATGGGATCGGCGACAGTCGAAGGGCGCAACGAAATGGGTGAGAAGGTCTTGATCAATATCAAGACCTTTGAGGACGGTCACCGCCCGCCCGACCTCGTTGTGCCAAGCATGATCTAA
- a CDS encoding M3 family metallopeptidase yields MTNPLLEEWATPFGMPPFDRIDDKDFEAAVDVALVEARARVSAISDADDVPSFQNTIEALELADQLLGRVLGAFYALAGADSTPAREEFTRKFSPMLAEYSSEIASNSKLFARIEALWDTRDSLDLTDEQQRVLMLTRRGFVRAGAQLSGAEAKRHADIKKRLAELGTKFTQNLLADERAWSMPLSDLTLSSLPGFVASAARAVGEERGEGGAVLTLSRSLIVPFLQYCSDRALRRKAYEAWTARGANGGETDNRAVAAEILSLREERAQLLGFENFAQYKLETEMAEEPERAKALLMDVWRPAVRAAEKDAAEYDKLLLADGYTGPLEPWDWRYYAERTRKKVHDIDETELKAFFQLDNLLAAAFACAHRLFGLQFEEVDVPKYHPDVRAWKVTRDGQDVALFLGDYFARASKRSGAWCSAMRSQQKLAGNIRPIVVNVCNFAKPAQGEPSLLSFDDARTLFHELGHALHQMLSDVIYESISGTSVARDFVELPSQLFEHWLEVPEVLSEFARHYETDAPLPEEMMQRLLAASTFDMGFQTVEYVASALVDLAFHDGPAPADPMQKQAEVLEEIGMPRAIGMRHATPHFAHVFSGDGYSSGYYSYMWSEVMDADVFAAFEEVGDPFDPTLARKLEEDILSKGGSEDASALYTRFRGRMPGVEALLRGRGLMASEA; encoded by the coding sequence ATGACAAATCCATTGCTCGAAGAATGGGCGACGCCATTCGGTATGCCGCCTTTTGACAGGATCGACGACAAAGATTTCGAGGCAGCGGTAGACGTCGCTTTGGTAGAGGCAAGGGCGCGGGTGAGTGCCATTTCTGACGCCGATGACGTACCCAGCTTTCAAAATACAATCGAAGCTTTGGAACTGGCCGATCAGTTGCTCGGTCGTGTTCTTGGAGCCTTCTACGCTCTGGCGGGCGCAGACAGCACACCCGCGCGCGAGGAATTTACGCGAAAGTTCTCGCCGATGCTGGCCGAATATAGTTCCGAGATCGCATCGAATTCAAAACTTTTCGCGCGTATTGAAGCGCTTTGGGATACACGCGACAGTTTGGATTTAACGGACGAACAGCAGCGCGTTTTGATGCTGACGAGGCGTGGCTTTGTTCGTGCCGGTGCGCAGCTTTCCGGCGCAGAAGCCAAGCGCCATGCCGATATTAAGAAGCGACTGGCCGAATTGGGAACGAAATTCACTCAAAATCTTTTGGCCGATGAACGCGCATGGTCGATGCCATTGAGTGACTTGACGCTTTCCTCGCTGCCCGGGTTTGTCGCTTCCGCCGCGCGGGCTGTTGGTGAAGAGCGCGGCGAGGGCGGCGCTGTCTTGACGCTGTCTCGGTCGCTTATCGTCCCCTTCTTGCAATACTGTTCTGATCGCGCGCTCCGGCGGAAAGCGTATGAAGCGTGGACGGCGCGAGGAGCGAATGGCGGCGAAACAGACAACCGCGCGGTGGCGGCAGAGATTCTGTCCCTGCGGGAAGAACGTGCGCAGTTACTTGGGTTCGAAAACTTCGCTCAATACAAACTTGAAACCGAAATGGCCGAGGAACCCGAAAGGGCCAAAGCGCTTTTGATGGATGTTTGGCGACCTGCTGTTCGCGCCGCGGAAAAGGACGCTGCTGAATATGACAAGCTTTTGCTTGCCGACGGCTATACTGGACCGCTTGAGCCGTGGGATTGGCGCTATTATGCCGAGCGCACCCGCAAAAAGGTTCACGACATTGACGAAACAGAGCTCAAGGCATTCTTCCAGTTAGATAATTTGCTGGCTGCGGCTTTTGCTTGTGCGCACAGGCTTTTTGGCCTGCAATTCGAGGAGGTCGACGTCCCGAAATACCATCCGGATGTGCGTGCGTGGAAAGTCACGCGCGATGGGCAAGACGTTGCTTTGTTCCTCGGTGATTATTTCGCGCGCGCATCGAAGCGCTCAGGCGCATGGTGTTCGGCGATGCGCAGCCAGCAAAAACTTGCGGGAAATATTCGACCGATTGTCGTGAATGTGTGTAACTTCGCCAAACCCGCGCAGGGGGAGCCTTCGCTGCTTTCGTTTGACGATGCGCGCACGCTGTTTCACGAACTCGGCCATGCGCTGCACCAAATGCTGTCGGATGTCATCTATGAGTCAATCTCTGGCACCTCCGTTGCGCGAGACTTCGTCGAGCTGCCCAGCCAGTTGTTCGAACATTGGCTGGAGGTGCCCGAAGTCCTATCGGAGTTCGCTCGGCATTACGAAACAGATGCCCCGCTGCCTGAGGAAATGATGCAAAGGCTCCTCGCGGCTTCAACTTTTGATATGGGCTTCCAAACCGTTGAATACGTTGCTTCTGCGTTGGTCGACCTTGCGTTTCATGACGGTCCGGCTCCAGCGGACCCGATGCAAAAACAGGCCGAAGTGCTAGAGGAAATCGGGATGCCGCGTGCGATCGGGATGCGCCATGCGACACCACATTTCGCGCATGTGTTTTCAGGGGATGGTTACTCCTCCGGCTACTACAGTTACATGTGGTCCGAGGTCATGGATGCTGACGTATTTGCGGCTTTTGAGGAGGTTGGTGATCCGTTTGATCCCACTTTGGCGCGGAAACTGGAGGAAGACATCCTCTCGAAAGGCGGATCCGAGGATGCAAGCGCACTTTACACCCGTTTTCGGGGCCGCATGCCGGGCGTGGAGGCCCTTTTACGCGGACGTGGTTTGATGGCTAGTGAGGCTTAA
- the panB gene encoding 3-methyl-2-oxobutanoate hydroxymethyltransferase, with amino-acid sequence MSSHPEKVRRTTVPEIARRKGGEPIVSLTSYHAHTAAIVDRHADFILVGDSLGMVMHGMESTVGVPLDLMIMHGKAVVRGTKKALIVVDMPFGAYEESPNMAFRNAAKIMKETGCGAVKLEGGKRMAETIRFLVERGIPVMAHIGLTPQSSHVLGGFKTQGRDEDTWADHMADAHAVSEAGAFSVVLEGMVEPLARKITNEIDIPTIGIGASVECDGQILVLEDMLGLNPWTPKFVKVYGQLGPMIEDSVRRYAEDVRNRAFPTDDEVYK; translated from the coding sequence ATGAGCAGCCATCCCGAAAAAGTTCGCCGCACAACAGTTCCGGAGATCGCGCGGCGCAAAGGTGGCGAGCCGATTGTCTCCCTCACCTCCTATCACGCACACACCGCCGCGATTGTCGACCGCCACGCCGATTTCATTCTTGTGGGCGATAGCCTCGGCATGGTGATGCACGGTATGGAGAGCACCGTCGGTGTGCCGTTGGACCTCATGATCATGCACGGCAAGGCGGTCGTACGAGGCACGAAAAAGGCGCTGATCGTCGTTGATATGCCCTTCGGAGCCTATGAGGAAAGCCCGAATATGGCCTTCCGCAATGCTGCGAAGATCATGAAAGAAACTGGCTGCGGCGCCGTTAAGCTCGAAGGTGGTAAGCGCATGGCCGAGACCATTCGCTTTCTTGTAGAGCGCGGCATTCCTGTGATGGCCCATATTGGGCTCACGCCTCAGTCAAGCCATGTGCTTGGCGGCTTCAAGACCCAAGGTCGGGACGAAGACACTTGGGCAGATCACATGGCGGACGCTCATGCCGTTTCTGAGGCGGGCGCATTTTCAGTCGTTCTGGAGGGAATGGTAGAGCCGCTCGCTCGCAAGATCACCAACGAAATTGACATCCCAACGATCGGCATCGGTGCCAGCGTGGAGTGCGACGGACAAATCCTCGTGCTCGAAGACATGCTCGGCCTCAATCCATGGACTCCAAAATTCGTGAAAGTCTATGGCCAGTTGGGTCCGATGATCGAGGACTCCGTGCGGCGTTATGCCGAGGATGTCCGCAACCGTGCATTTCCTACGGATGACGAAGTTTATAAATAG
- a CDS encoding RNA polymerase factor sigma-32, with translation MALDGSFDHNLSRKAMKAELLDAETELALAYAWRDNRDEQALHRLIKAYMRLAISMAAKFKRYGAPMNDLIQEASLGLMKAADKFDPDRGVRFSTYAVWWIKASIQDYVMRNWSMVRTGSTSSQKSLFFNMRRVQARLEREAAAVGETLERHELHKRIAVEIGVPLADVEMMEGRLSGSDFSLNATQSTDEDGREWIDALEDDCEQASEYVENNHDNETLRQWLSQALAGLNERERFIVRERKLREEARTLESLGIELGLSKERVRQLEAAAFNKMRKALEGQNREIRVFL, from the coding sequence ATGGCACTGGACGGAAGTTTCGATCACAACTTGTCGCGCAAGGCGATGAAAGCGGAATTGCTCGATGCTGAAACCGAGCTGGCACTTGCCTATGCGTGGCGCGATAATCGTGACGAGCAGGCCTTGCACCGTTTGATCAAAGCCTACATGCGCTTGGCGATCTCGATGGCCGCGAAGTTCAAGCGCTACGGCGCACCGATGAACGACCTGATCCAAGAAGCATCACTTGGTTTGATGAAGGCAGCGGATAAGTTCGATCCTGATCGTGGAGTGCGTTTTTCGACTTATGCCGTTTGGTGGATCAAGGCATCCATTCAGGACTATGTGATGCGGAACTGGTCAATGGTTCGCACCGGTTCGACCAGTTCTCAGAAGTCGCTGTTCTTCAACATGCGCCGCGTTCAGGCACGGCTAGAGAGAGAAGCTGCGGCGGTTGGCGAAACGCTTGAGCGCCATGAACTCCACAAGCGGATTGCTGTTGAAATCGGTGTGCCGCTGGCGGATGTCGAAATGATGGAGGGGCGTCTTTCCGGCTCCGACTTTTCGCTCAATGCGACGCAGTCAACCGATGAAGACGGGCGTGAATGGATCGATGCGCTTGAAGATGATTGCGAGCAAGCCAGCGAGTATGTGGAAAACAACCACGATAACGAGACTCTGCGGCAATGGCTATCACAAGCGCTCGCAGGCCTGAATGAGCGTGAACGTTTCATTGTGCGAGAGCGCAAGCTGCGCGAGGAAGCGCGAACGTTGGAAAGCTTGGGGATCGAACTGGGCCTCTCAAAAGAGCGGGTGCGGCAACTCGAAGCGGCAGCATTCAATAAGATGCGCAAGGCGCTTGAGGGTCAGAACCGCGAAATTCGGGTCTTTCTCTGA
- the dut gene encoding dUTP diphosphatase, whose product MSLRVLVERIEGSDPLVPLPRYETEWAAGADLRANLDESQRQDGLRLAPGERVLVPTGIRIQLPQGCEMQLRPRSGLALKQGITLLNSPGTIDADYRGPVGVVLINHGDEPVSIKHGDRIAQAVIAPVMQAQFEIADTLTDTKRGAGGFGSTGVREETA is encoded by the coding sequence ATGAGTTTGCGGGTACTCGTTGAACGCATCGAAGGGTCGGACCCGTTGGTTCCGTTGCCGCGCTACGAGACAGAGTGGGCGGCAGGGGCGGATCTACGGGCCAATCTTGACGAGTCACAGCGGCAGGACGGGCTTAGGCTCGCGCCAGGGGAGCGGGTTCTTGTGCCGACAGGGATAAGAATTCAGTTGCCGCAGGGGTGCGAAATGCAGCTCAGGCCCAGATCGGGTTTGGCGCTCAAGCAGGGGATCACCCTTCTCAACAGTCCAGGTACAATTGATGCGGATTACAGGGGGCCGGTTGGTGTGGTTCTGATCAATCATGGGGATGAGCCGGTTTCTATCAAGCATGGTGACAGGATCGCACAAGCCGTTATTGCGCCGGTGATGCAGGCGCAGTTCGAGATCGCAGATACCCTGACCGACACCAAACGCGGCGCAGGGGGCTTTGGCTCGACTGGCGTGAGGGAAGAGACGGCATGA
- a CDS encoding histidine phosphatase family protein — translation MIRLWFVRHGPTGIKAMVGWSDPPAILDDRPALDRLSSFLPDKASVVSSDLQRTVQTADAICNGRPRLPHDAGLREIYFGAWEMCDFAEIESKDPQRIRAFWERPGDIAPPDGESWNQTSQRVSVAVDKYVARGDRDLIIVCHFGAILSQLQRATGKSAYETFAQPIANLSVTRIDCTPEGWSAPLVNHLP, via the coding sequence ATGATCCGTCTGTGGTTCGTCCGGCATGGGCCAACCGGCATCAAGGCTATGGTCGGTTGGTCTGACCCTCCGGCAATTCTCGATGACCGCCCCGCGCTTGACCGTCTTTCATCATTTCTGCCGGACAAAGCGTCCGTGGTTTCTTCAGATTTGCAACGCACTGTGCAAACCGCCGACGCCATCTGCAATGGCCGCCCGCGCTTGCCGCACGATGCCGGACTACGCGAAATCTATTTCGGCGCGTGGGAGATGTGTGATTTTGCAGAAATCGAAAGCAAAGACCCCCAGCGCATCCGTGCCTTTTGGGAGCGACCCGGTGACATCGCACCGCCTGACGGCGAAAGTTGGAACCAAACCAGCCAACGGGTTTCGGTCGCCGTGGACAAGTACGTTGCCCGCGGGGATCGCGACCTCATCATCGTTTGCCACTTCGGCGCGATTCTCTCTCAACTTCAGCGCGCGACCGGAAAGTCAGCCTATGAGACTTTCGCACAGCCCATCGCCAACTTGTCTGTCACCCGCATCGATTGCACGCCCGAGGGATGGTCAGCACCGCTGGTCAACCACCTCCCCTAG
- a CDS encoding cation diffusion facilitator family transporter — translation MTTTNTKLNFSAGLLSVAVAATLVLLKLWALKETGSLSVAATLMDSALDLMMSLSGLAAIAYAAKPADDDHAFGHTSAEDLAALAQSIFILGSAIVIAYLAAQRLFAGDVPLPQQEEKGIAVIVISIILTGALVLWQRSVAKRTKNKVVEADCLHYIGDLVPNVGAILALIASRTLGIGQVDSVVAIAAALILAIGAIRIGRSAWDALMDRAADDETIASISEIVGDFDGVHGFHDLKTRKAGSRVFVNLHIELDGDQSLFDAHEIGAALRRAIVREHPNADVLIHKDPRGAPPHPEDERVKPH, via the coding sequence ATGACGACAACAAACACGAAACTCAATTTCTCGGCGGGATTATTATCAGTCGCAGTTGCCGCAACGCTCGTGCTGTTGAAGCTTTGGGCATTGAAGGAAACCGGCTCTCTTTCTGTTGCCGCCACCCTGATGGACTCTGCGCTAGATTTGATGATGTCTCTTAGCGGGCTCGCCGCAATCGCTTACGCGGCAAAACCGGCGGACGACGATCACGCGTTCGGCCACACATCGGCAGAAGACCTTGCCGCGTTGGCCCAATCCATTTTCATCTTGGGTTCCGCGATTGTGATTGCCTATCTGGCCGCCCAACGCCTTTTCGCAGGCGACGTCCCGCTCCCGCAGCAGGAAGAAAAGGGCATCGCTGTTATCGTTATCTCCATCATCCTGACGGGTGCTTTGGTGCTGTGGCAACGAAGCGTGGCGAAAAGAACCAAAAACAAAGTCGTCGAAGCGGATTGCCTTCACTACATTGGCGACTTGGTCCCCAATGTAGGCGCTATCCTTGCCTTGATTGCTTCGCGCACCTTGGGCATCGGTCAAGTCGACAGCGTCGTGGCAATTGCGGCCGCGCTTATCCTCGCGATTGGTGCGATTCGTATCGGCAGATCCGCGTGGGACGCCCTTATGGATCGCGCCGCCGACGACGAAACCATCGCTTCTATTTCAGAAATCGTAGGCGACTTTGATGGGGTCCACGGCTTTCATGACCTGAAAACGCGGAAAGCCGGCAGCCGCGTTTTCGTCAACTTGCATATCGAGCTGGATGGCGATCAGTCGCTCTTTGACGCGCACGAAATAGGCGCCGCTCTACGCCGCGCTATCGTGCGAGAGCACCCCAATGCGGATGTCCTGATCCACAAGGATCCGCGCGGCGCACCGCCGCATCCCGAAGATGAGCGCGTTAAGCCTCACTAG